One region of Termitidicoccus mucosus genomic DNA includes:
- a CDS encoding IS630 family transposase, which produces METRPKRARPARLVFIDESAAKTNMTRLRGRAPKGQRLVCHAPHGHWGTTTMISSVRLDGTTACMTIEGATNTEVFQSYVREILVPTLRPADIVVMDNLGAHKNDRTLALIEQAGAQVRFLPAYSPDLNPIEMMWSKVKALLRKAQARTHSDLLNAIASALLAVSPQDALGWFSACGYNFI; this is translated from the coding sequence ATGGAGACGCGGCCAAAGCGGGCTCGACCGGCCCGGCTGGTCTTTATCGACGAGTCGGCGGCCAAGACGAACATGACGCGCTTGCGCGGTCGCGCGCCCAAGGGCCAACGACTGGTCTGCCATGCCCCGCACGGGCATTGGGGCACCACCACGATGATCTCCTCGGTGCGGCTGGACGGCACCACCGCCTGCATGACCATCGAGGGTGCCACCAATACCGAGGTCTTCCAGTCCTATGTTCGCGAGATACTCGTGCCCACGCTTCGGCCCGCAGACATCGTCGTCATGGACAACCTTGGCGCCCACAAAAACGACCGGACGCTCGCCCTCATCGAACAAGCCGGCGCACAGGTCCGCTTCCTTCCCGCTTACTCTCCCGATCTCAACCCCATCGAAATGATGTGGAGCAAGGTCAAGGCCCTCCTTCGCAAGGCCCAGGCTCGCACCCACTCCGATCTGCTCAACGCCATCGCCTCGGCCTTGCTCGCCGTCTCCCCTCAGGATGCCCTCGGCTGGTTTTCCGCATGCGGTTATAACTTTATTTGA